A segment of the bacterium genome:
ATGGGCCACCTCCTGCGGTATGGCCGGTCCGACAGCAACGCGTCCCACACGTCCACGATCGCGAAGATGCGGGCGGCGAGTGGAATTTCCTCGCCGCGAAGTCCCCGGGGATACCCGGTGCCGTCCCATTTTTCGTGGTGGCAGTAGGGGATGGCCCGCGCCGGCCGCAGGTACTCGATCGGCGCGAGGAGGTCGTCCGCATACTTGGGGTGAAGCCGCATCACGGCCCGTTCTTCTTCGCTCAATCGACCCTGCTTCGAGAGGATCGCATCGGGAATGCCGATCTTTCCGACGTCGTGGAGCAGCGCCCCGCGGCGGAAGTGGACGAGCTCTGCCCCGGCGAGGCCCACCGCGCGTGCCAGCCGCACCGCGAGCTCGGTGACGCGCTGGGTGTGCCCCTCGGTCTCCTTGTCGCGCAGATCCAGCGCGCGCGCCCAGCCTTCGAGCGTTGTATCGTACGCGCGCACGAGCTCCGCGTTCGAGCGCTGCAGGTCGCCGAACAGCACGGCGTTGTCGATCGCGATGGCCGCCTGTGCGGCGAGCGCTTCGAGGAACTCCCGCCACTCCTCGTCGGGAAGAAACGGTCGGCGGTGTAGCACCTCCAACACGCCCTTGACCTGGCCTTTCGCAAGCAGCGGCATGGCGAAGTACGCGGCGACCCCGTACGCCTGGAGAGCCGCCTGGTCGATCCGCGCGTCCGGATCGGTCGCCACGTCCCCGATCGTTACGAGCCGCGACCCCGCCGCCGCGCGCGCCGCGAGGCCCGGGGCGACCGGCCCGGCCGTCCAGCCGTTCGCCGAGTGTCCACCGGCCACGAGGCCTCGCGCGGCCGTCCGCGTCAGCGTCGCGCTCTCCGGCTCGAACAGCAGGATGTCCGCGCCGTCCGCGCCGAGCTGCATCGTCACCTGGTCGAGAAGCACGCTCAGCGTGACCCGCGCGTCGAGGCTGCCGGTGATAGCAAGGTCGACGGTCCGCAGGCTGGCCAGACGGCTGAGTTGCCGCTGCAGAGCCGCTTCCGCCTCCTTGCGTGGGGTAATGTCCTCCATCGCGCCGTCGTAGTAGGCGGTCGCACCGTCGTCGCCGCGCACGGCACGCGCGGTGTCCCGCGTCCAGATGACCGCCCCGTCGCGCCGCGTCATCCGCGTCTCGTGGCCGAGCACGACGCCGGCGAGTTCGATCTGCGCGAGCCACCGCGCGCCGTCCGCCGAATCCGCGTACCGGTCCCCCGCGTTGACGCCCAGGATCGACTCGCGATCGGGATAACCCAGCATCTCGCACAGGGCAGCGT
Coding sequences within it:
- a CDS encoding HD domain-containing phosphohydrolase: MHPPNGVRLRVLVVDDEPTYAELVVAELRHVGFAVEWEIVESEEAYLDALARSPDLVLSDYALPRLGGERALELLRQHGPEIPFIAVTGTIGEDATVTLMSGGAVDYLTKDGPADLGPSVARCLTVWQLRREQRESKKEYRDLFEQVPIGLYRATPDGRIVDANAALCEMLGYPDRESILGVNAGDRYADSADGARWLAQIELAGVVLGHETRMTRRDGAVIWTRDTARAVRGDDGATAYYDGAMEDITPRKEAEAALQRQLSRLASLRTVDLAITGSLDARVTLSVLLDQVTMQLGADGADILLFEPESATLTRTAARGLVAGGHSANGWTAGPVAPGLAARAAAGSRLVTIGDVATDPDARIDQAALQAYGVAAYFAMPLLAKGQVKGVLEVLHRRPFLPDEEWREFLEALAAQAAIAIDNAVLFGDLQRSNAELVRAYDTTLEGWARALDLRDKETEGHTQRVTELAVRLARAVGLAGAELVHFRRGALLHDVGKIGIPDAILSKQGRLSEEERAVMRLHPKYADDLLAPIEYLRPARAIPYCHHEKWDGTGYPRGLRGEEIPLAARIFAIVDVWDALLSDRPYRRRWPIERVRRYIAARAGSHFDPAIADVALRLLPHDA